One region of Streptomyces davaonensis JCM 4913 genomic DNA includes:
- a CDS encoding APC family permease: protein MSNNRGRGLQAGALGTFDTVVMAVAGSAPAYSLAATTAVLVGAVGTASPAALLYCAIPMLGIALAFSYLGRIDVNAGASYSWVGRTLHPFLGFLSGWALVVSATIFMVAGSLPAGSMTLALFDEQLAENTALSTLVGAAWFVLMLLVVLGGARLTVRAQLVMSGVELALLALFAVLAVFHTDNARAFDWSWFGLGQFDGVSGFASGALIAAFYYWGWDVTSNLSEETRNSRRTAGIAGLIGLGVVFLLFEVFTIAVNVILSAGQVHANEANVLAVLGAEIWPGWGGKLLIVAVMLSTVATLETTLIQVTRSLFAMGRDRTMPGALGKVHRTWNTPWVAIAVVGAVALVMFVASNALGTVGDILSDAISAIGLQIAVYYGLTGLAVVVAYRKMLLKSPANFVLGGVWPLFGALFMFWVFVESLGGLSPAAVVIGIGGLAAGLVPMVWYWRRGSDYYRPAKLDAAHAIAPDYVPAGHPPAHVRVHEGLPTDF from the coding sequence ATGAGCAACAACAGGGGCCGAGGGCTTCAGGCAGGCGCCCTCGGCACGTTCGACACCGTGGTGATGGCCGTCGCGGGCAGCGCTCCGGCGTACTCGCTCGCCGCGACCACCGCGGTCCTGGTCGGGGCGGTGGGGACGGCCAGTCCGGCCGCGTTGCTGTACTGCGCGATACCGATGCTGGGGATCGCCCTGGCGTTCAGCTATCTGGGCCGTATCGATGTGAATGCGGGCGCCAGTTACTCCTGGGTGGGCCGAACTCTCCATCCTTTCCTGGGCTTTCTCAGCGGCTGGGCGCTGGTGGTGTCGGCGACCATCTTCATGGTGGCCGGTTCGCTGCCCGCCGGATCGATGACGCTGGCCCTGTTCGACGAGCAACTCGCCGAGAACACCGCCCTGTCCACGCTGGTGGGCGCGGCCTGGTTCGTGCTCATGCTGCTGGTGGTGCTGGGCGGCGCCCGGCTCACCGTGCGCGCCCAGCTCGTGATGTCGGGGGTCGAACTCGCCCTGCTGGCGCTGTTCGCGGTGCTCGCCGTCTTCCACACCGACAACGCCCGCGCCTTCGACTGGTCCTGGTTCGGCCTCGGCCAGTTCGACGGCGTGTCGGGCTTCGCCTCGGGCGCGCTGATCGCCGCGTTCTACTACTGGGGCTGGGACGTCACCAGCAATCTCAGCGAGGAGACCCGCAACAGCCGCCGTACGGCGGGCATCGCGGGTCTGATCGGACTCGGCGTGGTGTTCCTGCTGTTCGAGGTGTTCACCATCGCGGTGAACGTCATCCTGTCCGCCGGCCAGGTCCACGCCAACGAGGCCAATGTGCTGGCGGTGCTCGGTGCGGAGATCTGGCCGGGCTGGGGCGGGAAGCTGCTGATCGTGGCGGTGATGCTGTCCACGGTCGCGACCCTGGAGACGACGCTCATCCAGGTCACGCGCTCCCTGTTCGCGATGGGCCGGGACCGCACGATGCCGGGCGCGCTGGGCAAGGTGCACCGCACCTGGAACACGCCGTGGGTGGCGATCGCCGTGGTCGGCGCGGTGGCGCTGGTGATGTTCGTCGCCTCCAACGCCCTCGGCACGGTCGGCGACATCCTCTCCGACGCCATCTCCGCGATCGGCCTCCAGATCGCCGTCTATTACGGCCTGACCGGCCTCGCGGTCGTCGTCGCCTACCGCAAGATGCTGCTGAAGTCGCCGGCCAACTTCGTCCTCGGCGGGGTGTGGCCGCTGTTCGGCGCCCTGTTCATGTTCTGGGTGTTCGTGGAGTCGCTCGGCGGACTGAGCCCCGCCGCCGTGGTGATCGGCATCGGCGGACTGGCCGCCGGTCTTGTCCCGATGGTCTGGTACTGGCGGCGCGGCAGCGACTACTACCGGCCCGCCAAGCTGGACGCCGCCCACGCCATCGCGCCGGACTACGTGCCCGCGGGCCATCCGCCCGCGCACGTCCGCGTCCACGAGGGTCTGCCCACCGACTTCTGA
- the prcB gene encoding proteasome subunit beta, with protein MTHGEYGGGLDEEFFVPGSSSFTEFLAAHRPELLSTRRVLPDGMRAAPDQVPHGTTVLALAYADGVLIAGDRRATMGNLIAQRDLEKVHPADDHTAVAFAGTVGLALDMVKLYQVELTHFEKIEGIPMTLGGKARRLAGMIRENLGQAMQGLAVVPLLTGYDPARPEGERGRIFSFDLAGGLYEKQDFHAEGSGSPYARGALKKLFHRGMSRREASLAALQALYDAADDDSATGGPDLNRRIFPIVSVITEDGFERLAEAETEQLSREMIEQRRSRPDGPTAAP; from the coding sequence ATGACGCACGGCGAGTACGGCGGGGGACTGGACGAGGAGTTCTTCGTCCCGGGGTCCTCCTCCTTCACCGAGTTCCTCGCGGCGCACCGCCCGGAGCTGCTCAGCACGCGCCGCGTCCTGCCGGACGGGATGCGGGCCGCGCCCGACCAGGTGCCGCACGGCACGACCGTGCTCGCCCTCGCCTACGCCGACGGTGTGCTGATCGCCGGGGACCGGCGGGCCACCATGGGCAACCTCATCGCCCAGCGCGATCTGGAGAAGGTGCATCCGGCCGACGACCACACGGCCGTCGCCTTCGCCGGGACCGTCGGGCTCGCTCTCGACATGGTCAAGCTCTACCAGGTGGAGCTGACCCACTTCGAGAAGATCGAGGGCATCCCGATGACCCTGGGCGGCAAGGCGCGCCGCCTGGCGGGCATGATCCGCGAGAACCTCGGCCAGGCCATGCAGGGACTCGCCGTGGTCCCCCTGCTCACCGGCTACGACCCGGCCCGGCCCGAGGGCGAACGGGGCCGCATCTTCAGCTTCGACCTCGCCGGCGGCCTGTACGAGAAGCAGGACTTCCACGCCGAGGGGTCCGGATCCCCTTACGCCCGGGGCGCGTTGAAGAAGCTGTTCCACCGCGGCATGTCCCGCCGCGAGGCGTCCCTGGCGGCGCTCCAGGCGCTCTACGACGCCGCCGACGACGACTCCGCGACCGGCGGCCCGGACCTCAACCGGCGGATCTTCCCGATCGTCTCGGTCATCACCGAGGACGGCTTCGAGCGGCTGGCGGAAGCCGAGACGGAGCAGCTGAGCCGCGAGATGATCGAGCAGCGCCGAAGCCGGCCGGACGGGCCCACCGCCGCCCCGTGA
- a CDS encoding lysylphosphatidylglycerol synthase domain-containing protein has protein sequence MTPEPLVAAPARRRSAYWHTALSLTVLVAAAWLARRHWPVLETGAVRLALADQGWLLVAATAAVGTWLCAALAQQGAVPERLPRGRLVAAQFAASAANHVLPAGLGAGVVNLRFLMRSGLPAARAATAVAVKGTAGVVVRAALIASLAAACPGVLRLPRGAPGLPVILLATAVVVLLTVVLAGPLRERCRCVLGTAVADIRAVHARPGRAAALWGGSLAFAVLHCAVLIAVTQAVALPLPPARVALLYLAASSAAALLPTPGGLGSLDAALALALTAAGAPAASAASAVLGYRLLTVWLPLLPGLLVLGVLIRRKAL, from the coding sequence ATGACACCCGAGCCGCTCGTCGCCGCTCCCGCCCGAAGACGGTCCGCCTACTGGCACACCGCGCTCAGCCTCACCGTCCTGGTGGCCGCGGCATGGCTGGCCCGGCGGCACTGGCCGGTGCTGGAGACCGGCGCTGTCCGGCTCGCCCTGGCCGACCAGGGCTGGCTGCTGGTGGCGGCGACGGCCGCGGTCGGCACCTGGCTGTGCGCGGCCCTCGCCCAGCAGGGCGCGGTGCCCGAGCGGCTGCCCCGAGGGCGTCTTGTGGCCGCGCAGTTCGCCGCCTCCGCCGCCAACCATGTACTGCCCGCCGGGCTCGGCGCCGGCGTGGTGAACCTGCGCTTCCTCATGCGCAGCGGACTGCCGGCCGCCCGCGCGGCCACCGCCGTGGCGGTCAAGGGCACCGCCGGAGTCGTGGTCCGCGCCGCCCTGATCGCCTCGCTGGCCGCCGCCTGCCCCGGCGTCCTCAGGCTCCCGCGCGGCGCCCCGGGCCTGCCGGTGATCCTGCTCGCGACGGCCGTCGTCGTGCTGCTCACCGTCGTACTGGCCGGGCCGTTGCGCGAGCGCTGCCGATGTGTGCTCGGCACCGCCGTCGCCGACATCAGGGCCGTGCACGCCCGGCCGGGGCGGGCGGCGGCGCTGTGGGGCGGCTCGCTCGCCTTCGCCGTACTGCACTGTGCGGTGCTGATCGCCGTCACCCAGGCCGTCGCCCTGCCACTGCCGCCCGCGCGGGTCGCGCTGCTCTACCTCGCCGCGAGCAGCGCCGCAGCCCTGCTGCCCACGCCGGGCGGGCTCGGCTCGCTCGACGCGGCGCTCGCGCTCGCCCTGACCGCGGCCGGGGCGCCCGCAGCGTCGGCCGCCTCCGCCGTCCTCGGGTACCGGCTGCTGACGGTGTGGCTGCCGTTGCTGCCCGGTCTGCTGGTGCTCGGAGTGCTGATCCGCCGCAAGGCCCTGTGA
- a CDS encoding nucleoside/nucleotide kinase family protein → MSLTFDDLLARARALPASGHRAILGIAGSPGAGKTTLAEHLVRELNGLGTPWVAHVPMDGFHLADIELDRLGRRERKGAPDTFDAAGYAALLRRLREEPDQEVVYAPGFERVLEQPIAGTIPVPPSARLVVTEGNYLLLGTGSWARVRRELDEVWFCELPEQERIRRLVARHEEFGKSHEAAVAWVRGTDQRNADLVAGTRGRADLVVQVEPALRQA, encoded by the coding sequence GTGTCCCTGACTTTCGACGATCTCCTTGCCCGCGCCCGCGCCCTCCCGGCCTCCGGGCACCGGGCGATCCTCGGCATCGCGGGCAGCCCCGGCGCGGGGAAGACGACCCTCGCCGAGCACCTCGTACGGGAGCTGAACGGGCTCGGGACGCCCTGGGTCGCGCACGTCCCCATGGACGGCTTCCACCTCGCCGACATCGAACTGGACCGCCTGGGCCGCCGCGAGCGAAAGGGCGCGCCGGACACCTTCGACGCGGCGGGGTACGCGGCGCTGCTGCGGCGCCTGCGCGAGGAGCCGGACCAGGAGGTGGTGTACGCGCCGGGTTTTGAACGGGTCCTGGAACAGCCGATCGCGGGCACCATCCCGGTACCGCCGTCGGCCCGTCTGGTGGTGACCGAGGGCAACTACCTCCTGCTGGGGACGGGCTCCTGGGCCCGGGTACGCCGCGAGCTCGACGAGGTGTGGTTCTGCGAGCTGCCCGAACAGGAGCGGATCCGCCGCCTGGTCGCGCGCCACGAGGAGTTCGGCAAGAGCCACGAGGCGGCGGTGGCCTGGGTGCGGGGGACGGACCAGCGCAACGCCGATCTGGTGGCCGGCACGCGCGGCCGAGCGGACCTTGTCGTACAGGTGGAGCCGGCGCTGCGGCAGGCATGA
- a CDS encoding DUF6325 family protein, with the protein MSDALEDVGPIDYLVVEFPGNRMTGEGFPLLVDLVDRGIIRIMDLMFVRKDEDGTVSGLEIADLDGDGTLDLSVFEGASSGLLGQDDLEEAAAALEPGSSAGILVYENRWAAPFAGALRRSGARLVASGRIPVPALVAALDAAESAP; encoded by the coding sequence GTGAGCGACGCACTCGAAGACGTGGGCCCGATCGACTACCTGGTCGTCGAGTTCCCCGGCAACCGAATGACCGGCGAGGGCTTCCCTCTGCTGGTCGACCTCGTGGACCGCGGCATCATCCGGATCATGGACCTGATGTTCGTCAGAAAGGACGAGGACGGGACCGTGAGCGGCCTGGAGATCGCGGATCTCGACGGCGACGGCACGCTCGACCTGTCCGTCTTCGAGGGCGCCTCGTCGGGGCTCCTCGGCCAGGACGACCTGGAGGAAGCGGCAGCCGCACTGGAGCCGGGCAGCTCCGCCGGCATCCTCGTCTACGAGAACCGGTGGGCCGCGCCCTTCGCCGGCGCCCTGCGCCGCAGCGGTGCCCGGCTGGTCGCCTCCGGTCGGATCCCGGTGCCCGCGCTCGTCGCCGCCCTCGACGCGGCCGAGTCCGCTCCCTGA
- a CDS encoding SHOCT domain-containing protein yields the protein MPGLLRGVARTAIVSGTATAVSNRVSRRQRGRWAEQERAQYATTAPPTSYTQQPPTPPPTPDMTDKIEQLKQLGDLKAQGVLTEAEFEQQKRRVLEA from the coding sequence ATGCCAGGTCTCCTGCGCGGAGTCGCGCGCACCGCCATCGTGTCCGGAACGGCGACCGCGGTGTCGAACCGGGTGAGCCGACGACAGCGAGGACGCTGGGCCGAGCAGGAACGCGCCCAGTACGCAACGACGGCACCCCCGACGTCGTACACCCAACAGCCGCCGACGCCGCCACCGACCCCCGACATGACCGACAAGATCGAGCAACTGAAGCAGCTCGGCGACCTCAAGGCGCAGGGCGTACTCACCGAGGCGGAGTTCGAGCAGCAGAAGCGCAGGGTGCTGGAGGCGTGA
- a CDS encoding carbohydrate ABC transporter permease translates to MSAITPSASPLGRLRSLTGSRRIFAHTLLIGVAVVMLYPLLWMLSSSLKPDTEIFTHPGLIPNQLRPENYSEGWSGSGNSFSLYITNSLIVTIGAVIGNVISCSLAAYAFARFEFRGKKIWFGLMLGTLMLPTQAVLIPQYTIFYNLTWINTFLPLIVPKFLAVDAFFIFLMVQFIRSIPRELDQAAMMDGANPLQIYWKIILPLMKPALITTTIFTFIWTYDDFLHQLVYLQQNDKFTVPLGLTLFLDQTSGSSYGAMFAMSTLALLPTLICFLIFQKRLVEGMATSGMKG, encoded by the coding sequence ATGTCCGCCATCACCCCGAGCGCCTCGCCCCTTGGCCGGCTCCGCTCGCTCACCGGCTCGCGCCGTATCTTCGCGCACACCCTGCTCATCGGGGTGGCGGTCGTGATGCTGTACCCGCTGCTGTGGATGCTGAGCAGCTCACTCAAGCCCGACACCGAGATCTTCACGCACCCGGGGCTCATCCCGAACCAACTGCGCCCGGAGAACTACTCCGAGGGCTGGAGCGGCTCCGGCAACTCCTTCTCGCTCTACATCACCAACTCGCTGATCGTCACGATCGGCGCGGTGATCGGAAACGTCATCTCGTGCTCGCTGGCCGCCTACGCCTTCGCGCGCTTCGAGTTCCGCGGCAAGAAGATCTGGTTCGGCCTGATGCTCGGCACGCTGATGCTGCCCACCCAGGCGGTGCTGATCCCGCAGTACACGATCTTCTACAACCTGACCTGGATCAACACGTTCCTGCCGCTGATCGTGCCGAAGTTCCTCGCGGTGGACGCCTTCTTCATCTTCCTGATGGTCCAGTTCATCCGCTCCATCCCGCGCGAGCTGGACCAGGCGGCGATGATGGACGGCGCGAACCCCCTCCAGATCTACTGGAAGATCATCCTGCCGCTGATGAAGCCGGCCCTGATCACCACGACCATCTTCACCTTCATCTGGACCTACGACGACTTCCTCCACCAGCTCGTCTACCTCCAGCAGAACGACAAGTTCACCGTCCCCCTGGGCCTGACCCTCTTCCTCGACCAGACGAGCGGCTCCTCGTACGGCGCGATGTTCGCGATGTCGACACTCGCCCTCCTGCCCACGCTCATCTGCTTCCTCATCTTCCAGAAGAGGCTGGTCGAAGGCATGGCCACGTCGGGAATGAAGGGCTGA
- a CDS encoding carbohydrate ABC transporter permease, which yields MTTAQSDAVVKEAVGSAAPSDLRERDRMRRRLARRRGGGWWPYLFLAPWFVGLFGLTIYPMLDSLYLSFTDFDLLTEAQWIGADNYERMFADDPVFWDSVHATLVYVLVSVPLKLALALGVAMLLNRDLKGIGLYRAAFYLPSLLGGAVAIAIVWRQVFGGDGLFNDFLAWFGIEGQDWISSPDTALYTLVLLAVWQFGTPMVIFLAGLKQLPKDVYEAAAIDGAGPVTRFFRITLPLLTPIVFFNVVLQIIDAFKTFTPAFVISNGSGGPLNSTMLYSLYLYKKGFTDLQMGYASALAWVLFLVIAGFTAVNFIAGRYWVHYDD from the coding sequence ATGACCACCGCGCAGAGTGACGCGGTCGTGAAGGAGGCGGTGGGTTCCGCCGCTCCGTCCGATCTGCGGGAGCGTGACCGTATGCGGCGGCGCCTCGCCAGACGGCGGGGCGGGGGATGGTGGCCGTACCTCTTCCTGGCCCCCTGGTTCGTCGGTCTTTTCGGGCTGACGATCTATCCGATGCTCGACTCGCTCTATCTGTCCTTCACCGACTTCGACCTGCTCACCGAGGCGCAGTGGATCGGGGCGGACAACTACGAGCGGATGTTCGCCGACGACCCGGTCTTCTGGGACTCGGTGCACGCCACGCTGGTCTACGTCCTGGTGTCGGTGCCGTTGAAGCTGGCGCTCGCGCTCGGTGTGGCGATGCTGCTCAACCGGGATCTGAAGGGCATCGGGCTGTACCGGGCCGCCTTCTATCTGCCGTCCCTGCTCGGCGGGGCCGTCGCCATCGCCATCGTGTGGCGGCAGGTCTTCGGCGGCGACGGTCTGTTCAACGACTTCCTCGCCTGGTTCGGCATCGAGGGCCAGGACTGGATCTCCAGCCCCGACACCGCCCTCTACACCCTGGTCCTGCTGGCCGTCTGGCAGTTCGGCACACCGATGGTGATCTTCCTGGCCGGACTGAAGCAGCTGCCGAAGGACGTCTACGAGGCCGCGGCGATCGACGGCGCCGGTCCGGTCACCCGGTTCTTCCGGATCACCCTGCCGCTGCTCACCCCGATCGTCTTCTTCAATGTGGTCCTCCAGATCATCGACGCGTTCAAGACGTTCACCCCCGCGTTCGTGATCAGCAACGGCTCCGGCGGACCGCTCAACTCGACCATGTTGTATTCCCTGTACCTGTACAAGAAGGGCTTCACCGACCTCCAGATGGGCTACGCCTCGGCGCTCGCCTGGGTGCTGTTCCTGGTCATCGCGGGCTTCACGGCGGTCAACTTCATCGCCGGCCGCTACTGGGTCCACTACGACGACTGA
- a CDS encoding ABC transporter substrate-binding protein yields the protein MGHQISRRTLFRTASGLAVAGTLGGALSACGGGTGAGSTSSDLTMIWWGSDDRHAAYKKALASFQKSNPKIKIRETYSGYDGYFDKFNTNIAGGSAPDLLQMDTALVAQYARKGVLAPLDSYVGKTLDLTGFSKTLLAAGTVDGKLYGVPSGIGVNQLTVNRSALEELGLKLPDREWTWADLREIATQVHKKSGGKTHGVDDGGGGTLQAFEVFAREHGETFFSDDGKELGFTSETLQEWWEYWADMRKANASPPPAITSAAHNDLTKNAVVIGKALFTFDSGVYGAGGSITDAQLDFLPTPQGDFSGAREGNFVNGGVLLSATKASKKVADSVKIMDFFAQDETAIKDMQLLRGIPPTEKARNLIASGLTETDKLNMENADYVAQRVSKASNALPAPVPPPQGADQIWDLLFQSNLAVAFGKKSIKAQLGEFFDQAAGILGG from the coding sequence GTGGGTCACCAGATCTCGCGCAGAACCCTCTTCCGCACCGCGAGCGGCCTCGCCGTCGCCGGTACCCTCGGCGGCGCCCTCAGCGCCTGCGGCGGCGGCACCGGAGCCGGCAGCACCAGCAGCGACCTGACCATGATCTGGTGGGGCAGCGACGACCGGCACGCGGCGTACAAGAAGGCGCTGGCCTCCTTCCAGAAGTCGAACCCGAAGATCAAGATCCGGGAGACGTACTCCGGCTACGACGGGTACTTCGACAAGTTCAACACCAACATCGCCGGCGGCAGCGCCCCCGACCTGCTCCAGATGGACACCGCGCTGGTCGCCCAGTACGCGCGCAAGGGCGTCCTCGCCCCGCTCGACTCCTACGTGGGCAAGACGCTCGACCTCACCGGCTTCTCCAAGACCCTGCTCGCCGCGGGCACCGTCGACGGCAAGCTCTACGGCGTCCCCTCCGGCATCGGCGTCAACCAGCTCACGGTCAACCGCAGCGCCCTGGAGGAGCTCGGCCTGAAGCTGCCCGACCGCGAGTGGACCTGGGCCGACCTCAGGGAGATCGCCACCCAGGTCCACAAGAAGAGCGGCGGCAAGACCCACGGCGTCGACGACGGCGGTGGCGGCACCCTCCAGGCCTTCGAGGTCTTCGCCCGCGAGCACGGCGAGACGTTCTTCTCCGACGACGGCAAGGAGCTCGGCTTCACCTCCGAGACGCTTCAGGAGTGGTGGGAGTACTGGGCGGACATGCGCAAGGCGAACGCCTCGCCGCCGCCCGCGATCACCTCCGCCGCGCACAACGACCTCACCAAGAACGCGGTCGTCATCGGCAAGGCCCTGTTCACCTTCGACTCCGGTGTCTACGGCGCGGGCGGCTCCATCACCGACGCGCAGCTGGACTTCCTGCCCACTCCGCAGGGCGACTTCTCAGGCGCCCGTGAGGGCAACTTCGTCAACGGTGGTGTGCTGCTCAGCGCGACCAAGGCGAGCAAGAAGGTCGCCGACTCGGTGAAGATCATGGACTTCTTCGCGCAGGACGAGACCGCGATCAAGGACATGCAGCTGCTGCGGGGCATTCCGCCGACGGAGAAGGCCCGCAACCTGATCGCCTCGGGGCTGACCGAGACGGACAAGCTGAACATGGAGAACGCGGACTACGTCGCGCAGCGGGTGTCCAAGGCGAGCAATGCGCTGCCGGCGCCGGTGCCGCCGCCGCAGGGGGCTGATCAGATCTGGGATCTGTTGTTCCAGTCCAATCTGGCTGTGGCTTTCGGGAAGAAGTCGATCAAGGCGCAGCTCGGGGAGTTCTTTGATCAGGCAGCTGGGATCTTGGGCGGTTAG
- a CDS encoding ROK family transcriptional regulator, giving the protein MDLSESARAVFAVLAGASAATRPRLAADAGLSKPTVSSAVAELEAVGLAAHSGTAAGATGRSAAVYRLGAAAGSVLAVDLGPDRTRVRGCALDGTLLAEGDGPRAEAADTVRTVLAALPADAPLRTVVVAVGDVTTRDRDGTGMRPATAKAGPVYDAMAVALPPGVPVHLENNVNCAALAELHEGAALGRDTFGYLRIGVGIGLGVVIGGRVLRGANGAAGEVARLPYPWDEGREPRREALEEHMGVGSLLRRTAEAWRDADGPCPRTAERLFALADEGHATAAAVVARHAADIGRLAAAVSAVLDPGLIVLGGAVGARPQLLPGVRAALAELSWPTDVVSSALGDNGTVVGATRLAVARGIQTVTGGDPGRH; this is encoded by the coding sequence ATGGACCTGAGCGAGAGCGCGCGTGCGGTGTTCGCCGTGCTGGCCGGGGCGAGCGCCGCCACCCGTCCCCGGCTCGCGGCCGATGCGGGACTTTCGAAACCGACCGTGTCCTCCGCCGTCGCCGAGCTGGAGGCCGTCGGCCTCGCGGCCCACTCCGGCACCGCCGCCGGCGCCACCGGCCGCTCCGCCGCCGTCTACCGGCTCGGCGCCGCCGCCGGCTCCGTCCTCGCCGTCGACCTCGGCCCCGACCGGACCCGGGTGCGCGGCTGCGCCCTCGACGGCACCCTGCTCGCCGAGGGCGACGGCCCACGGGCCGAGGCCGCCGACACCGTCCGCACGGTCCTCGCCGCGCTGCCGGCCGACGCCCCGCTGCGCACCGTCGTCGTCGCCGTCGGCGATGTCACCACCCGCGACCGGGACGGCACCGGCATGCGCCCCGCGACCGCCAAGGCCGGACCCGTCTACGACGCCATGGCCGTCGCGCTCCCGCCGGGCGTCCCCGTCCACCTGGAGAACAACGTCAACTGCGCGGCCCTCGCCGAACTGCACGAAGGCGCGGCGCTCGGCCGTGACACCTTCGGCTATCTGCGCATCGGCGTCGGCATCGGCCTCGGCGTCGTCATCGGCGGCCGCGTGCTGCGCGGCGCGAATGGCGCCGCCGGTGAGGTCGCGCGCCTGCCCTACCCCTGGGACGAGGGCCGCGAGCCGCGCCGCGAGGCCCTGGAGGAGCACATGGGCGTGGGGTCCCTGCTGCGGCGTACGGCCGAGGCGTGGCGGGACGCCGACGGGCCCTGTCCGCGGACCGCCGAGCGGCTGTTCGCGCTCGCCGACGAGGGGCATGCCACCGCCGCCGCGGTGGTCGCCCGGCACGCCGCCGACATCGGTCGGCTCGCCGCCGCGGTCTCCGCCGTACTGGACCCGGGCCTGATCGTGCTCGGCGGCGCCGTCGGCGCCCGCCCGCAGCTCCTGCCCGGTGTCCGCGCGGCCCTCGCCGAGCTGAGTTGGCCCACCGACGTGGTCAGCAGCGCCCTCGGCGACAACGGCACCGTCGTCGGGGCCACCCGGCTCGCGGTGGCCCGCGGAATCCAAACCGTGACCGGCGGGGACCCGGGCAGGCATTGA
- a CDS encoding N-acetylglucosamine kinase encodes MQDVSLPAPLVVGIDVGGTKTHLRAIAGADLVADRVRASTGWRPHDPVAAAGWLAALVAESLPQGSRPAAVAVGGHACETPRQCAQIRTAVQLHFDAPALVVGDAELLVPAAGLDKGVGLVAGTGSVAVGRLPDGSPLQVGGWGAVLGDEGGSAGLVREAVRAVWAAHDRGDAPDALTEGLLDAFEVAEVPALGAALESAQDVSAAWGAHAPVVFAAAKAGSALARSVVAEGGRSLAGLVQRLATRGVPVDDVVIAGGTILAQPALYDAFVSVLAESVPHARPTPLRVPPVQGAIALSSSLL; translated from the coding sequence GTGCAGGACGTTTCTCTCCCGGCCCCGCTGGTGGTCGGTATCGACGTGGGCGGCACCAAGACGCATCTGCGCGCGATCGCGGGCGCGGACCTGGTCGCCGACCGCGTCCGGGCCAGCACCGGCTGGCGGCCGCACGATCCGGTGGCCGCGGCCGGCTGGCTCGCCGCGCTGGTCGCCGAGTCCCTGCCCCAGGGCAGCCGCCCGGCGGCCGTGGCGGTCGGCGGCCACGCCTGTGAGACCCCGCGCCAGTGCGCTCAGATCCGCACCGCGGTGCAGTTGCATTTCGACGCCCCCGCGCTGGTCGTGGGCGACGCCGAACTGCTGGTGCCCGCCGCCGGTCTGGACAAGGGCGTCGGCTTGGTGGCCGGCACCGGTTCGGTCGCCGTCGGACGGCTGCCCGACGGCAGCCCGCTCCAGGTCGGCGGCTGGGGCGCGGTCCTCGGCGACGAGGGCGGCTCGGCCGGTCTGGTCCGGGAGGCCGTACGGGCGGTCTGGGCGGCGCACGACCGCGGCGACGCGCCCGACGCACTGACCGAAGGTCTGCTCGACGCCTTCGAGGTCGCTGAAGTGCCCGCGTTGGGCGCCGCGTTGGAGTCCGCCCAGGACGTCTCCGCCGCCTGGGGCGCTCACGCTCCGGTGGTGTTCGCGGCGGCCAAGGCCGGTTCGGCGCTCGCCCGGTCCGTGGTTGCCGAGGGCGGCCGGTCGCTGGCCGGGCTCGTGCAGCGGCTCGCCACACGCGGGGTCCCGGTGGATGACGTGGTGATCGCGGGCGGCACGATCCTCGCCCAACCCGCGCTGTACGACGCCTTCGTGTCGGTGCTTGCAGAAAGCGTGCCTCACGCACGGCCGACTCCCTTGAGAGTTCCGCCGGTCCAGGGCGCGATAGCGCTTTCTAGTTCACTTCTCTGA